A single genomic interval of Spinacia oleracea cultivar Varoflay chromosome 6, BTI_SOV_V1, whole genome shotgun sequence harbors:
- the LOC110784949 gene encoding brassinosteroid-responsive RING protein 1: MGFPAGYTEVLLPKLLLTTLSLLGFVRKLVLSLLRLLGLSSFVEPGNELDQPEPGPIHGISSAGALIREMLPAVTYAEILALAGPFGPEESDLPEGCAVCLYEFEEEDEIRRMRNCRHMFHRCCVDRWIDHDRKTCPLCRKPFVPEELQEDFNEKLWAASGIPDFYSEYSPITNFL, from the coding sequence ATGGGATTTCCGGCAGGATACACGGAGGTGCTCCTCCCTAAACTCCTCCTCACCACCCTCTCACTCTTAGGCTTCGTCCGCAAGCTCGtcctctctctcctccgccTCCTCGGCCTCTCTTCCTTCGTCGAGCCCGGCAATGAACTCGACCAGCCCGAACCCGGCCCGATACACGGTATCTCCTCTGCTGGCGCCCTCATCCGCGAGATGCTACCCGCCGTCACATACGCTGAGATCCTCGCACTCGCCGGGCCCTTCGGGCCCGAAGAGTCCGACCTGCCTGAGGGTTGCGCGGTTTGTCTGTATGAGTTTGAGGAAGAAGACGAGATCCGACGGATGAGGAATTGCCGGCACATGTTCCACCGGTGCTGTGTGGACCGTTGGATCGACCATGATCGAAAGACATGCCCGCTATGTAGGAAGCCATTTGTGCCAGAGGAATTGCAGGAAGATTTCAATGAGAAGCTATGGGCTGCTTCTGGCATCCCTGATTTTTACTCTGAATATTCCCCTATCACCAATTTCTTGTAG
- the LOC110784921 gene encoding zinc finger BED domain-containing protein RICESLEEPER 2-like isoform X2 yields the protein MMLKRGIPQWTSVSRQTIKTDAFKVYEVEKKKLKDTLKKVDRISLTTDLWRARPQKIEYMVLTGHFVDRDWKLQKRVLSFVHIPPPRKGKDIANCIFRCLKEWEIENKVFTVSVDNASANDSCIQIMKDTFSLTKRLVCGGKLFHVRCCAHIINIMVQHGLKQVKTIIKNVHDSVEYLNGSKARLKKFAELVQQFNLKERRLVLECKTRWNSTYDMLACAIKFKEVFSRLALEDNDYVYCPSADDWIKIEKLIKILKVFYCTTNIISGSEYPTSNLFLSEVYYIKKMLDSNADSPDVFVKDMVKNMKERFDKYWGECNLIMALGGLLDPRVKMKVVEITFPTMFASDKVRENINKVKDTLIELYDEYLNIYPPLVEEFGECGNGTSNVEEDDLYAMSRIIQVVRIGETSQPKKSEVELYFEEETFVVEGNSPNKFDVLQWWKERSSKYRILSKLAADILAVPITTVASEATFSAGSRVIDSYRASLLPETVQMLICVGDWCRSRYGVQRKNKSIEEDEPKEIILPIP from the exons ATGATGTTAAAGAGGGGAATACCACAGTGGACTAGTGTTTCACGTCAAACTATAAAAACTGATGCATTTAAAGTATATGAGGTTGAAAAAAAGAAGTTGAAAGACACTTTGAAGAAGGTTGATAGGATCTCTTTAACCACTGATCTATGGCGTGCAAGACCGCAAAAGATTGAGTACATGGTTCTTACTGGTCATTTTGTTGATCGGGATTGGAAACTACAAAAGCGAGTCTTGAGTTTTGTACACATACCTCCTCCTAGAAAAGGAAAAGACATAGCAAATTGCATATTTAGGTGCTTAAAGGAGTGGGAAATTGAAAACaaa gTCTTCACGGTATCAGTTGATAATGCCAGTGCAAATGATTCATGCATACAAATTATGAAGGATACGTTCTCACTAACTAAGAGGTTAGTATGTGGTGGAAAATTGTTCCATGTTCGGTGTTGTGCgcatattattaatattatggtCCAGCATGGTCTAAAGCAAGTCAAAACCATCATTAAGAATGTCCATGATTCCGTGGAATACCTCAATGGGAGTAAGGCAAGATTGAAAAAGTTCGCTGAGCTTGTCCAACAATTCAATCTCAAGGAAAGGAGATTAGTTCTTGAGTGCAAGACTCGATGGAATTCAACTTATGATATGTTAGCTTGTGCAATCAAGTTCAAGGAGGTATTTTCTAGACTTGCTTTAGAGGATAACGATTATGTTTATTGTCCTAGTGCTGATGATTGGATTAAAATTGAGAAATTGATAAAGATCTTAAAGGTTTTTTATTGTACTACCAACATTATCTCAGGCTCTGAATATCCAACTTCTAATTTGTTTCTCTCGGAGGTCTACTACATTAAGAAAATGTTGGATAGTAATGCTGATTCCCCTGATGTTTTTGTTAAAGATATGGTTAAAAACATGAAAGAAAGGTTTGATAAGTATTGGGGTGAATGTAATTTGATCATGGCTTTAGGTGGGTTGTTAGATCCTCGTGTTAAGATGAAGGTTGttgaaattacttttcctaCCATGTTTGCTTCAGATAAAGTTAGGGAGAATATAAATAAAGTTAAAGATACTCTGATTGAATTGTATGATGAGTATCTCAATATTTATCCTCCTTTAGTGGAGGAATTTGGTGAATGTGGAAATGGAACGTCAAATGTTGAAGAAGATGACCTTTATGCGATGTCTAGAATTATACAAGTTGTGAGAATTGGGGAAACATCTCAACCTAAGAAATCAGAAGtggagttgtattttgaggaaGAAACCTTTGTTGTTGAAGGAAATAGCCCAAATAAGTTTGATGTTTTACAATGGTGGAAAGAAAGGTCTTCAAAATATCGCATTTTGTCTAAATTGGCTGCCGATATCTTAGCTGTTCCTATTACAACTGTTGCTTCCGAGGCTACTTTTAGTGCTGGAAGTCGTGTTATTGATTCTTATCGAGCATCATTACTTCCCGAGACCGTGCAAATGTTGATTTGCGTAGGAGATTGGTGTAGGTCCCGTTATGGAGTGCAAAGAAAGAACAAA AGTATTGAAGAGGATGAACCAAAGGAAATCATTCTTCCTATTCCTTAG
- the LOC110784921 gene encoding zinc finger BED domain-containing protein RICESLEEPER 2-like isoform X1, translated as MMLKRGIPQWTSVSRQTIKTDAFKVYEVEKKKLKDTLKKVDRISLTTDLWRARPQKIEYMVLTGHFVDRDWKLQKRVLSFVHIPPPRKGKDIANCIFRCLKEWEIENKVFTVSVDNASANDSCIQIMKDTFSLTKRLVCGGKLFHVRCCAHIINIMVQHGLKQVKTIIKNVHDSVEYLNGSKARLKKFAELVQQFNLKERRLVLECKTRWNSTYDMLACAIKFKEVFSRLALEDNDYVYCPSADDWIKIEKLIKILKVFYCTTNIISGSEYPTSNLFLSEVYYIKKMLDSNADSPDVFVKDMVKNMKERFDKYWGECNLIMALGGLLDPRVKMKVVEITFPTMFASDKVRENINKVKDTLIELYDEYLNIYPPLVEEFGECGNGTSNVEEDDLYAMSRIIQVVRIGETSQPKKSEVELYFEEETFVVEGNSPNKFDVLQWWKERSSKYRILSKLAADILAVPITTVASEATFSAGSRVIDSYRASLLPETVQMLICVGDWCRSRYGVQRKNKVRWKMFFLCLFCFICT; from the exons ATGATGTTAAAGAGGGGAATACCACAGTGGACTAGTGTTTCACGTCAAACTATAAAAACTGATGCATTTAAAGTATATGAGGTTGAAAAAAAGAAGTTGAAAGACACTTTGAAGAAGGTTGATAGGATCTCTTTAACCACTGATCTATGGCGTGCAAGACCGCAAAAGATTGAGTACATGGTTCTTACTGGTCATTTTGTTGATCGGGATTGGAAACTACAAAAGCGAGTCTTGAGTTTTGTACACATACCTCCTCCTAGAAAAGGAAAAGACATAGCAAATTGCATATTTAGGTGCTTAAAGGAGTGGGAAATTGAAAACaaa gTCTTCACGGTATCAGTTGATAATGCCAGTGCAAATGATTCATGCATACAAATTATGAAGGATACGTTCTCACTAACTAAGAGGTTAGTATGTGGTGGAAAATTGTTCCATGTTCGGTGTTGTGCgcatattattaatattatggtCCAGCATGGTCTAAAGCAAGTCAAAACCATCATTAAGAATGTCCATGATTCCGTGGAATACCTCAATGGGAGTAAGGCAAGATTGAAAAAGTTCGCTGAGCTTGTCCAACAATTCAATCTCAAGGAAAGGAGATTAGTTCTTGAGTGCAAGACTCGATGGAATTCAACTTATGATATGTTAGCTTGTGCAATCAAGTTCAAGGAGGTATTTTCTAGACTTGCTTTAGAGGATAACGATTATGTTTATTGTCCTAGTGCTGATGATTGGATTAAAATTGAGAAATTGATAAAGATCTTAAAGGTTTTTTATTGTACTACCAACATTATCTCAGGCTCTGAATATCCAACTTCTAATTTGTTTCTCTCGGAGGTCTACTACATTAAGAAAATGTTGGATAGTAATGCTGATTCCCCTGATGTTTTTGTTAAAGATATGGTTAAAAACATGAAAGAAAGGTTTGATAAGTATTGGGGTGAATGTAATTTGATCATGGCTTTAGGTGGGTTGTTAGATCCTCGTGTTAAGATGAAGGTTGttgaaattacttttcctaCCATGTTTGCTTCAGATAAAGTTAGGGAGAATATAAATAAAGTTAAAGATACTCTGATTGAATTGTATGATGAGTATCTCAATATTTATCCTCCTTTAGTGGAGGAATTTGGTGAATGTGGAAATGGAACGTCAAATGTTGAAGAAGATGACCTTTATGCGATGTCTAGAATTATACAAGTTGTGAGAATTGGGGAAACATCTCAACCTAAGAAATCAGAAGtggagttgtattttgaggaaGAAACCTTTGTTGTTGAAGGAAATAGCCCAAATAAGTTTGATGTTTTACAATGGTGGAAAGAAAGGTCTTCAAAATATCGCATTTTGTCTAAATTGGCTGCCGATATCTTAGCTGTTCCTATTACAACTGTTGCTTCCGAGGCTACTTTTAGTGCTGGAAGTCGTGTTATTGATTCTTATCGAGCATCATTACTTCCCGAGACCGTGCAAATGTTGATTTGCGTAGGAGATTGGTGTAGGTCCCGTTATGGAGTGCAAAGAAAGAACAAAGTAAGatggaaaatgttttttttatgtCTTTTCTGTTTTATatgtacttaa